The following are from one region of the Synechococcus sp. CBW1108 genome:
- a CDS encoding terminase large subunit domain-containing protein, producing the protein MTAAPAPRQGSTLVRKRSPLKPDDRRYRENKAKIPAPTGPKRLEPLPWQRALLSIPDQYDVLLSGGRGGGKSTGLVLLLLRDVLRFGRGFCGALVRRDLAGLRKLEREITDQIACCPELAGSNYLTGAKEFRFSNGAILYLHYLKDEASFNRFQGTDLSHVYVDESGQIADPAPLLRLRSSMRSTAEGVTPRMILTCNPNNAGSYWHYENFIRRMVPWQPTHIELFQKECVLVHSTLFDNVHLANRDAYIANLKASCNYDAAKIQSEVYGSWGAVSGSFFSHVWDKNRIMVADWDGIPTWAEGYSDWNVWMGLDWGTRSPSSLLLAYRCPIATWWKGKRLGAGSVVLVDEHYTCLTSPDGTRQWGTGDRELTTSKMAKAARELCQRNGITIERVAEKHRVADAAIGAEIGGDSGSIGAQLKRHGAGFVAGPKGKRAPGWQLMARMMEAAGDPTAPGLYATPKVESFWATVPGLQYAQHDPEDLDTTQPDHVADSCRYLLMATHDRRYSFQPGGTDFRVW; encoded by the coding sequence ATGACAGCCGCACCCGCGCCCCGGCAGGGCAGCACTTTGGTGAGGAAGCGCAGTCCGCTGAAACCAGATGATCGCCGCTACCGGGAGAACAAGGCAAAAATACCGGCACCAACTGGCCCCAAGCGGCTCGAACCACTTCCCTGGCAGAGGGCCCTGCTATCAATCCCAGACCAGTACGACGTCCTGCTAAGCGGTGGCCGCGGTGGTGGCAAATCCACAGGGCTGGTGCTGCTGCTGCTGCGGGATGTGCTCCGGTTCGGCCGGGGCTTTTGCGGCGCACTGGTACGGCGTGACCTGGCAGGGCTGCGCAAGCTCGAACGAGAGATCACCGATCAGATCGCTTGTTGCCCCGAGCTGGCCGGCAGCAACTATCTGACTGGCGCCAAGGAGTTCCGCTTCTCCAACGGGGCAATCCTGTATCTGCACTACCTAAAAGACGAAGCCAGTTTCAACAGATTCCAAGGCACAGACCTGAGCCACGTCTACGTCGATGAGAGCGGCCAGATCGCTGACCCTGCCCCGCTGTTGAGGTTGCGCAGCTCGATGCGCAGCACAGCAGAAGGTGTCACGCCGCGAATGATCCTGACCTGTAACCCCAACAACGCAGGCTCCTACTGGCACTACGAGAATTTCATCCGGCGGATGGTGCCCTGGCAGCCCACCCACATCGAGCTGTTCCAGAAGGAGTGCGTCCTGGTGCACAGCACCTTGTTCGACAACGTGCACCTGGCCAACCGCGATGCCTACATCGCCAACCTCAAGGCCAGCTGCAACTACGACGCGGCCAAAATCCAGTCGGAGGTCTACGGCAGCTGGGGGGCGGTCAGCGGGTCGTTCTTCTCTCACGTCTGGGACAAGAACCGGATCATGGTCGCCGACTGGGATGGAATACCAACCTGGGCAGAGGGCTACAGCGACTGGAACGTTTGGATGGGTTTGGACTGGGGCACCCGCTCCCCCAGTTCCCTGCTGCTGGCTTACCGCTGCCCCATAGCCACATGGTGGAAGGGGAAGCGACTTGGCGCCGGCTCGGTGGTGCTGGTGGACGAGCACTACACATGTCTGACAAGCCCCGATGGCACCCGTCAGTGGGGCACGGGTGATCGGGAGTTGACCACCAGCAAGATGGCGAAGGCGGCCCGGGAGCTATGCCAGCGCAATGGCATCACGATCGAGCGGGTGGCAGAGAAGCACCGAGTGGCTGATGCGGCAATTGGTGCTGAGATTGGTGGTGACAGCGGATCCATCGGTGCCCAGCTCAAGCGGCACGGGGCCGGCTTTGTGGCAGGGCCAAAAGGGAAACGTGCCCCAGGCTGGCAACTCATGGCCCGGATGATGGAGGCTGCTGGTGACCCCACTGCGCCGGGTCTGTACGCAACCCCCAAGGTGGAGTCGTTCTGGGCGACGGTGCCGGGGCTGCAATACGCCCAGCACGACCCAGAAGACCTGGACACCACCCAGCCAGATCATGTAGCAGATTCCTGTCGATATCTGCTGATGGCCACCCACGACAGGCGCTACAGCTTCCAGCCGGGCGGCACCGACTTCCGGGTGTGGTGA
- a CDS encoding IS1595 family transposase, with product MARSGIQFQKGLSLPEFQRLYSTEEQCEAALEQARWPDGFRCPRCNGHEHGLVYGRRLKRYQCRTCSHQATLTAGTIMQATKLPLTTWFLASYLIGQAKTGISSLELSRHLGVKYDTAWLLHNKILRALTEREEAYLLRGKIQIDDSYLGGELLGGKAGRGSENKIPIVAAVSLNEAGHPIHVRITAVSGFSSEAISDWAKHHLAPGSQVLSDGLACFRAVTTANCHHKAVVTGGKHPNELPQFRWINTVLGNLKTSFNGTFHAFNFDKYARRYLGGFCFRFNRRFAMAAMTERIANAVCCCKPVTEGALRIAEAYG from the coding sequence ATGGCGCGCAGCGGCATCCAATTCCAGAAAGGCCTCTCGCTGCCTGAGTTCCAGCGGCTCTACAGCACTGAGGAGCAATGTGAGGCTGCTCTGGAGCAGGCGCGCTGGCCCGATGGGTTCCGCTGTCCCCGCTGCAATGGCCATGAGCATGGGCTCGTCTACGGCCGCCGCCTCAAGCGTTATCAGTGCCGCACCTGCAGCCATCAGGCCACACTCACGGCTGGCACGATCATGCAGGCCACAAAACTGCCGCTGACCACCTGGTTCCTGGCCTCCTATCTGATCGGCCAGGCCAAGACTGGCATCTCCTCTCTGGAGCTCAGCCGCCACCTGGGCGTGAAATACGACACGGCCTGGCTGCTGCACAACAAGATCCTGCGGGCATTGACTGAGCGGGAGGAGGCCTACCTGCTGCGGGGAAAGATCCAGATCGATGACTCCTACCTCGGCGGAGAACTCCTGGGTGGCAAGGCAGGTCGGGGATCAGAGAACAAGATCCCGATCGTTGCGGCCGTTTCCTTGAACGAGGCTGGCCATCCAATTCACGTCAGGATCACCGCCGTAAGTGGCTTCAGCTCAGAAGCGATCTCTGACTGGGCCAAACACCATCTGGCACCAGGCAGCCAGGTGCTCTCCGATGGCCTGGCCTGCTTCCGCGCCGTGACCACGGCCAACTGCCACCACAAGGCGGTTGTTACCGGTGGCAAGCACCCCAACGAGCTACCGCAGTTCCGTTGGATCAACACTGTGCTGGGCAACCTCAAGACCAGCTTCAACGGCACCTTCCATGCTTTCAACTTTGACAAGTACGCTCGGCGCTACCTGGGCGGCTTCTGCTTCCGCTTCAACCGACGCTTTGCAATGGCTGCGATGACAGAACGCATTGCCAATGCTGTTTGCTGCTGCAAGCCAGTCACAGAGGGGGCTCTCAGGATTGCGGAGGCTTATGGGTAA